Genomic segment of Saprospiraceae bacterium:
GTACTGCAATGTTCCCGATGTGCCGCACCAAATGCGTCATTAATATAAAATGCACCCAGGGCTGCTAATTTGGAAGCCCAATCAACATCTCCTTTTTCTTCTTGCTTATAAAACCGCGTGTTTTCACAGAGTAAAATTTCCCCAGATTGCAGATCTTGGATTTTTGCAAGGGTATCTGCGTCTCCGCAATCCTTTGCAAAGACCACTTTACAGTTTAGGAATCCACCCGGAGTATTACATTCCGGTCTTTTACTTGAAATGATTGCAACATGGGTTTAACTTAAGTTTGCAAATTTAGCACACATCTCAGCGAATCGGGCTGAATAACCGGCTTCATTATCATACCAGGCGACAACTTTGACAAATTCATTGCCTACCTCTGTGAGTTGCGAATCAAAAATGGCACTGTGTGTATTGCCTATGATGTCTGAGGAAACCAAAGGAGCAGTGGCATACTCCAGAATATTTTTCAATTCATTATTGGAAGCCGCATTAAAAGTTGAATTAACCAGATCGCGCGATACCGGTTTTTGAACTTTACAAACCAGCTCAATGATCGAACCTGTGATAATCGGTACCCGATAGGAGGAAGCCATCAGTTTCCCTTTAATGGCAGGATAAACGGCTTCAACTGCTTTTGCAGCTCCTGTGGAGGTTGGGATAATATTTTGAGCTGCAGCGCGAGCTCTTCTGAGGTCTTTGTGGGGTGCATCCTGCAGTCGTTGATCCTGAGTATAGGAATGGATGGTATTCATGGTGGCAAACTGGATCCCAAACGCATCATCCAACACTTTTATAACGGTAGCCAGGCAATTGGTGGTACAAGAAGCATTAGAAATAATCGTTTGATTATCAGTAATTTGATCATCGTTTACTCCTAATACATGGGTTGGAATGCTTTCATCTTTAGGCGGAGCAGAAAGTAAGACCTTTTAGCACCCGAGGTAAGGTGTGCAGCGGCTGTATCCCGGCTCAAATAGATGCCGGTACATTCCAAAACCAGATCAATTTGAAGCGAAGACCAGGGCAGTTGCAAGGGATCTTTGATCATGAACGCTTTAATTTCCTGGCCATTGATAATTAGTGCGTGGTCATTATAGTCAACGGTACCTTGAAATTTCCGGTGCGCGGTATCGTAGGTAAACAAATGAGCCAAAGTAGGGATGTCAGTTAAATCATTAATGGCCACGACCTGAACCTCCGGATTAAGTAATAAACGCCTGAGTGTCAGCCGTCCAATTCGTCCAAAACCATTAATAGCGATGCGTTTCATGAAAATAAGATTGCGTACAAATAAAATAGAAAACGAACAAAAAGGTTCATCTAAACTAGAAAGCTTTTATATATTTGCAGTCCTTTTTAACGGCCCGTTCGTCTAGGGGTTAGGACACCAGATTTTCATTCTGGTAAGAGGGGTTCGATTCCCCTACGGGCTACATAGAAATCCGCTTTTGGCGGATTTTTTTTTGGAAGGATATTAAATTAATTTAATAAATTGCATTTAAAACTTATTAAGAAAAAGTGAACTTTTTTGGCCTTTTCAAATTATAATTTTTATTCAATATTATAAAATTTGAATAGTTATTTTAATACTTATGAATTAATCAATGCTAATTAAAGTTATCAATTATTTATTAAAAAAGGCATACCAATCTAATCGGTATTATATTAACTCAAAATTTAATAGAACATTACCTTTCAATGAATTATTAATTGATCGTTGGGAAAAAGCAAAATTTATGGGCTTCGGTGAGGGCACTAGTATTTATGATAATTCATTAGTTTTTGGAAATGTTAAAGTTGGTAAAAATACTTGGATTGGACCTTTTACAATACTTGATGGAACTGGAAATTTAAGCATTGGAGATAATTGTTCGATTTCAGCTTCAGTTCAAATTTACACTCATGATACTGTTAAATGGGCAACATCTGGTGGATCTGAATTATATGAATATCTTCCAGTAAATATTGGAAATAATTGTTATATTGGACCAAATGTCGTTATATCAAAAGGTGTAACATTAGGTGATTGTTGCATAGTAGGTGCAAACAGCTTTGTTAATCAATCTTTCAATGCCAATTCCAAAATAGCAGGAAATCCAGCTAAATTAGTTTAAAATTTTAATTGAATATAAAAATACTATACGCTCCATATAATATCGCGTCGATGCCAGCTATCACGCTAGATGAAATAAATAATAACAAATTATTTAGTGGTAAAGGAATAGCCATTTCATATCATAAATTTCAGGACTTTGGTCCAAACAAAACAAAAGTTTGGAAAATCTTTGATGTTTATACATCCTACCGAAATCCAGTACGTTTATTAAAAAATATATTACTTTCCGAATACTATTTATGTAAAAGCATACTTTGGGCTGATATAATTATATGGCAGTGGGATGCAAGAATATTTTTACCTCATTATTGGTTTTTAAAAATCACAGGTAAAATCATATATATAGAATGGGTAGGAAGTGATATTCGTAAACCAAAATTACTTTCAAAAATAAATAAGTTCTATAAACAAGAGTTTGAATTAGGAACATATTCCTATTTAAATGAAAGTAATTTTAGAAGTTGGTTTAGACAAATAAAATTTAAATTTTTAAATGCAATACCTTTACTTTGTCCTGAAATGTCCTTATACTTAGATAAGAAATTATTTCCGCAATATATTAAAACTATGCAAAGAATAAATTCTGACAAATACATTGTAAACACCATTGAAGGTGCTAGAATTAGTGTAGTCCATGCCCCCAGTTCTATTGGAGCAAAGGGTACTTTACAAATAAGACAAATTGTAAATAAATTAATTAAACAAATTGATTTTGACTATATCGAAGTAAC
This window contains:
- a CDS encoding acyltransferase, which gives rise to MLIKVINYLLKKAYQSNRYYINSKFNRTLPFNELLIDRWEKAKFMGFGEGTSIYDNSLVFGNVKVGKNTWIGPFTILDGTGNLSIGDNCSISASVQIYTHDTVKWATSGGSELYEYLPVNIGNNCYIGPNVVISKGVTLGDCCIVGANSFVNQSFNANSKIAGNPAKLV